The following proteins are encoded in a genomic region of Pan troglodytes isolate AG18354 chromosome 2, NHGRI_mPanTro3-v2.0_pri, whole genome shotgun sequence:
- the TM4SF19 gene encoding transmembrane 4 L6 family member 19 isoform X3: protein MVSSPCTPASSRTCSRILGLSLGTAALFAAGANVALLLPNWDVTYLLRGLLGRHAMLGTGLWGGGLMVLTAAILISLMGWRYGCFSKSGLCRSVLTALLSGGLALLGALICFVTSGVALKDGPFCMFDVSSFNQTQAWKYGYPFKDLHRIICMTVRSGTPSAWSPLQLLSGTCPSSPPFCASACSSFSWWSFMSSTASWAFSAASARSDRQNLHLQAWVFSSSAVLNPFYKEWVRIINKLPL, encoded by the exons ATGGTGTCCTCTCCCTGCACGCCGGCAAGCTCACGGACTTGCTCCCGTATCCTGGGACTGAGCCTTGGGACTGCAGCCCTGTTTGCTGCTGGGGCCAACGTGGCACTCCTCCTTCCTAACTGGGATGTCACCTACCTGTTGAGGGGCCTCCTTGGCAGGCATGCCATGCTGGGAACTGGGCTCTGGGGAGGAGGCCTCATG gTACTCACTGCAGCTATCCTCATCTCCTTGATGGGCTGGAGATACGGCTGCTTCAGTAAGAGTGGGCTCTGTCGAAGC GTGCTTACTGCTCTGTTGTCAGGTGGCCTGGCTTTACTTGGAGCCCTGATTTGCTTTGTCACTTCTGGAGTTGCTCTGAAAGATGGTCCTTTTTGCATGTTTGATGTTTCATCCTTCAATCAGacacaagcttggaaatatggttACCCATTCAAAGACCTGCATA GAATTATCTGTATGACCGTTCGCTCTGGAACTCCATCTGCCTGGAGCCCTCTGCAGCTGTTGTCTGGCACGTGTCCCTCTTCTCCGCCCTTCTGTGCATCAGCCTGCTCCAGCTTCTCCTGGTGGTCGTTCATGTCATCAACAGCCTCCTGGGCCTTTTCTGCAGCCTCTGCGAGAAGTGACAGGCAGAACCTTCACTTGCAAGCATGGGTGTTTTCATCATCGGCTGTCTTGAATCCTTTCTACAAGGAGTGGGTACGAATTATAAACAAACTTCCCCTTTAG
- the TM4SF19 gene encoding transmembrane 4 L6 family member 19 isoform X2 — protein sequence MVSSPCTPASSRTCSRILGLSLGTAALFAAGANVALLLPNWDVTYLLRGLLGRHAMLGTGLWGGGLMVLTALLSGGLALLGALICFVTSGVALKDGPFCMFDVSSFNQTQAWKYGYPFKDLHSRNYLYDRSLWNSICLEPSAAVVWHVSLFSALLCISLLQLLLVVVHVINSLLGLFCSLCEK from the exons ATGGTGTCCTCTCCCTGCACGCCGGCAAGCTCACGGACTTGCTCCCGTATCCTGGGACTGAGCCTTGGGACTGCAGCCCTGTTTGCTGCTGGGGCCAACGTGGCACTCCTCCTTCCTAACTGGGATGTCACCTACCTGTTGAGGGGCCTCCTTGGCAGGCATGCCATGCTGGGAACTGGGCTCTGGGGAGGAGGCCTCATG GTGCTTACTGCTCTGTTGTCAGGTGGCCTGGCTTTACTTGGAGCCCTGATTTGCTTTGTCACTTCTGGAGTTGCTCTGAAAGATGGTCCTTTTTGCATGTTTGATGTTTCATCCTTCAATCAGacacaagcttggaaatatggttACCCATTCAAAGACCTGCATAGTAG GAATTATCTGTATGACCGTTCGCTCTGGAACTCCATCTGCCTGGAGCCCTCTGCAGCTGTTGTCTGGCACGTGTCCCTCTTCTCCGCCCTTCTGTGCATCAGCCTGCTCCAGCTTCTCCTGGTGGTCGTTCATGTCATCAACAGCCTCCTGGGCCTTTTCTGCAGCCTCTGCGAGAAGTGA
- the TM4SF19 gene encoding transmembrane 4 L6 family member 19 isoform X4, with protein MVSSPCTPASSRTCSRILGLSLGTAALFAAGANVALLLPNWDVTYLLRGLLGRHAMLGTGLWGGGLMVLTAAILISLMGWRYGCFSKSGLCRSVLTALLSGGLALLGALICFVTSGVALKDGPFCMFDVSSFNQTQAWKYGYPFKDLHSRNYLYDRSLWNSICLEPSAAVVWHVSLFSALLCISLLQLLLVVVHVINSLLGLFCSLCEK; from the exons ATGGTGTCCTCTCCCTGCACGCCGGCAAGCTCACGGACTTGCTCCCGTATCCTGGGACTGAGCCTTGGGACTGCAGCCCTGTTTGCTGCTGGGGCCAACGTGGCACTCCTCCTTCCTAACTGGGATGTCACCTACCTGTTGAGGGGCCTCCTTGGCAGGCATGCCATGCTGGGAACTGGGCTCTGGGGAGGAGGCCTCATG gTACTCACTGCAGCTATCCTCATCTCCTTGATGGGCTGGAGATACGGCTGCTTCAGTAAGAGTGGGCTCTGTCGAAGC GTGCTTACTGCTCTGTTGTCAGGTGGCCTGGCTTTACTTGGAGCCCTGATTTGCTTTGTCACTTCTGGAGTTGCTCTGAAAGATGGTCCTTTTTGCATGTTTGATGTTTCATCCTTCAATCAGacacaagcttggaaatatggttACCCATTCAAAGACCTGCATAGTAG GAATTATCTGTATGACCGTTCGCTCTGGAACTCCATCTGCCTGGAGCCCTCTGCAGCTGTTGTCTGGCACGTGTCCCTCTTCTCCGCCCTTCTGTGCATCAGCCTGCTCCAGCTTCTCCTGGTGGTCGTTCATGTCATCAACAGCCTCCTGGGCCTTTTCTGCAGCCTCTGCGAGAAGTGA
- the TM4SF19 gene encoding transmembrane 4 L6 family member 19 isoform X1: MQLFLRRVSGGPVVASSLAQRLNGCNVQKVCDAKLLSSSGGVREIRGLRFCFLVLSLLETPHGLPNMGYASKGVPWTEFSPMTGRKNTETREVRPVQTAPQTPQPRPRLSSAFLLPPQVLTALLSGGLALLGALICFVTSGVALKDGPFCMFDVSSFNQTQAWKYGYPFKDLHSRNYLYDRSLWNSICLEPSAAVVWHVSLFSALLCISLLQLLLVVVHVINSLLGLFCSLCEK, encoded by the exons ATGCAGCTTTTCCTTAGAAGAGTCAGTGGTGGGCCTGTGGTAGCTTCCTCTTTAGCTCAGAGGCTGAATGGCTGTAATGTGCAAAAGGTTTGTGATGCCAAGCTGCTGAGCAGCTCAGGCGGAGTCAGGGAGATCCGGGGCCTGCGATTCTGCTTCTTGGTCCTTTCTCTCCTAGAAACCCCTCACGGCCTCCCCAACATGGGTTATGCTTCAAAGGGGGTGCCATGGACAGAATTCTCCCCCATGACAGGACGGAAGAACACCGAGACCAGAGAAGTCAGACCTGTGCAGACCGCCCCACAGACTCCCCAGCCGCGACCCCGTCTTAGCTCAGCGTTTCTCCTCCCTCCGCAGGTGCTTACTGCTCTGTTGTCAGGTGGCCTGGCTTTACTTGGAGCCCTGATTTGCTTTGTCACTTCTGGAGTTGCTCTGAAAGATGGTCCTTTTTGCATGTTTGATGTTTCATCCTTCAATCAGacacaagcttggaaatatggttACCCATTCAAAGACCTGCATAGTAG GAATTATCTGTATGACCGTTCGCTCTGGAACTCCATCTGCCTGGAGCCCTCTGCAGCTGTTGTCTGGCACGTGTCCCTCTTCTCCGCCCTTCTGTGCATCAGCCTGCTCCAGCTTCTCCTGGTGGTCGTTCATGTCATCAACAGCCTCCTGGGCCTTTTCTGCAGCCTCTGCGAGAAGTGA